In one Pseudodesulfovibrio tunisiensis genomic region, the following are encoded:
- a CDS encoding ABC transporter ATP-binding protein, with protein sequence MRRSLFRYGSYQALHDISFDIYPGETLGLLGRNGAGKSTLLRLIANIYQPSRGRIVCGEPVSTALLTLQTGFLPDLSGRDNAIMGAMLYGYSKEEARQRLDDIIRFSGLEEWIDEPIKMYSSGMRARLGFTVAMEMSTDVLLVDEILGVGDYEFRQKSTARIKAKIKSGQTVVLVSHAIPVVRELCTRVAWIENGEITRVGDVDDVVEEYISAQKK encoded by the coding sequence GTGAGAAGAAGCCTTTTCCGGTATGGGAGCTATCAGGCGCTGCATGACATCTCCTTTGACATCTACCCCGGGGAAACCCTGGGGCTGCTTGGACGCAACGGGGCAGGCAAATCCACACTGCTTCGGCTCATAGCGAACATCTATCAGCCGAGCCGTGGTCGGATCGTCTGCGGTGAGCCTGTTTCCACTGCGTTGCTGACCTTGCAGACCGGGTTTCTGCCCGACCTGAGCGGAAGGGACAACGCCATCATGGGGGCCATGCTCTACGGATACAGCAAGGAGGAAGCCCGGCAACGTCTTGATGACATAATCCGTTTCTCCGGGCTTGAGGAATGGATTGACGAGCCCATAAAAATGTACTCCTCGGGCATGCGGGCCAGACTGGGATTCACCGTGGCAATGGAGATGTCGACGGATGTCCTTCTCGTGGATGAGATTCTGGGAGTCGGCGATTATGAGTTTCGTCAGAAATCAACGGCTCGCATCAAGGCGAAGATCAAATCCGGGCAGACCGTCGTGCTGGTGTCGCACGCCATTCCGGTCGTACGTGAATTGTGTACGAGAGTGGCCTGGATCGAGAATGGGGAGATTACCAGAGTCGGGGATGTCGATGATGTCGTGGAAGAGTATATTTCCGCGCAGAAGAAATGA
- a CDS encoding ABC transporter permease: MNRKRFFDLLAFSARANLRTEVSKYYLNYLWWIVDPILTMMVFYLVFSVLLHRGKEYFTAFLLCGVVNYAWFSRTVNNASNSIVAGRNLMLQIDIPKIFFPLEVIIRDSFKHSLVVVLLLLFLVFYPSPVSITWISLPIIIFVQFVVNCGVALVCASFVPFVPDLKFVVGTLLHLGMFASGVFYSIDDVVLPEHRSLLYANPLAGLLKNYRRVLIYDSWPEWEYLSYVFFSALLLCLIGFVLIRRFNHVYPRICQQ; the protein is encoded by the coding sequence ATGAACCGGAAAAGATTCTTCGATTTGCTCGCGTTCAGTGCCCGTGCCAATCTTCGCACCGAAGTGTCGAAGTACTATCTGAACTACCTTTGGTGGATTGTTGATCCAATCCTGACCATGATGGTTTTCTATCTGGTCTTTTCGGTTCTTCTGCATCGTGGAAAGGAATATTTCACGGCCTTTCTGTTGTGCGGCGTCGTGAATTACGCTTGGTTTTCACGGACTGTGAACAATGCCTCGAACAGCATTGTTGCAGGAAGAAACCTGATGCTTCAAATAGATATCCCGAAGATATTCTTTCCGCTTGAAGTCATCATACGCGACAGCTTCAAGCATTCACTTGTTGTTGTACTCTTGCTGCTGTTTCTGGTCTTCTATCCTTCTCCTGTCAGTATAACATGGATATCCCTTCCGATAATAATATTTGTTCAATTTGTCGTTAATTGCGGCGTGGCGCTTGTTTGCGCATCTTTCGTTCCATTCGTTCCGGATCTGAAATTTGTCGTTGGCACCTTGCTGCATCTTGGAATGTTTGCATCCGGCGTTTTTTACAGCATAGACGATGTGGTGCTTCCGGAACATCGTTCCCTGCTGTATGCGAATCCTCTTGCGGGGTTGCTCAAGAACTACCGCCGGGTCCTGATCTATGACTCATGGCCGGAATGGGAATATCTGTCCTACGTGTTTTTTTCTGCGCTTCTCCTTTGCCTGATCGGCTTTGTTCTGATTCGCAGGTTCAATCACGTCTATCCGAGGATATGTCAGCAATGA
- a CDS encoding sulfotransferase family 2 domain-containing protein, whose translation MSSLSASSSDMQFVYHHLPKTAGSTFRTILHSLFSEDKVCPHEVEYLFEDMSDDERGQYQLFAGHFSYSFVVEQFPDAAKLVFLRHPVARVVSQYYNFHDSYRIPEHWMVHHRAAPPEFQEFMKWAENASLDEFVRSDNPYAVQIYQNYQTVFLTDQSIPPFFDPPEFSSEFDQALLDKAKGNLETVFDFVGIQEDFRFSLNLFCATFGYRPIGDFRPMIRNLNPRKDARKAYDVKPETMRRILDCNRMDVELWEYGRDLLHARVGNIFSSRLELDASVREMPIVPDSQYFPLRECRDRKGFYWTEQNPQGVEYAWTGYESPALIEFDSPFPEGSRVRIELHVLDFISPGIIQTLRLEIDGDPVDFKLVQREEEHALVADTRIGFFPRCVHTIKIFSATRKEGESGNSRELGCAVAGVTVSVLSPSEPDR comes from the coding sequence ATGAGCAGCTTGTCGGCTTCATCATCAGATATGCAGTTTGTCTATCATCACCTGCCGAAAACGGCAGGCTCCACATTCAGGACCATCTTGCACAGCCTTTTTTCCGAGGACAAGGTGTGTCCTCACGAGGTTGAGTATCTCTTTGAAGACATGAGTGATGATGAAAGGGGGCAGTATCAGCTTTTTGCCGGGCATTTCTCCTATTCCTTTGTTGTCGAGCAGTTTCCTGATGCCGCAAAGCTGGTTTTCCTGCGGCATCCCGTGGCAAGAGTTGTGTCGCAATACTACAATTTTCATGACTCCTACAGAATTCCGGAGCACTGGATGGTGCACCACCGGGCTGCCCCTCCGGAATTTCAGGAATTCATGAAGTGGGCCGAGAACGCTTCCCTTGACGAGTTCGTCAGGTCGGACAATCCTTATGCTGTTCAAATCTATCAGAACTACCAGACTGTTTTTCTAACGGATCAGTCCATTCCGCCGTTTTTTGACCCTCCCGAATTTTCCAGCGAATTTGATCAGGCCCTCCTGGACAAGGCCAAGGGAAATCTGGAAACCGTCTTCGATTTCGTCGGGATTCAGGAAGATTTCCGGTTTTCGCTGAATCTGTTTTGCGCGACATTCGGATATCGGCCGATAGGTGATTTTCGTCCCATGATTCGCAATCTGAATCCCCGGAAGGACGCCAGAAAGGCATATGACGTGAAGCCGGAAACCATGCGTCGGATTCTGGATTGCAACCGGATGGATGTCGAACTCTGGGAGTATGGCCGCGATCTGCTGCATGCACGTGTCGGGAACATTTTCTCCTCCAGACTTGAGTTGGACGCTTCCGTGCGGGAAATGCCGATTGTGCCGGATTCCCAATATTTCCCCCTGCGGGAGTGCCGTGATCGCAAAGGGTTTTATTGGACTGAGCAAAATCCTCAGGGTGTGGAGTACGCATGGACTGGGTACGAGTCTCCTGCACTGATCGAGTTTGATTCGCCATTTCCGGAAGGGAGCCGTGTGCGGATCGAACTCCATGTTCTGGATTTCATATCTCCCGGGATCATTCAGACCTTGCGGTTGGAAATTGACGGCGACCCTGTCGATTTCAAGTTGGTTCAAAGGGAGGAAGAACATGCTCTGGTAGCGGATACGCGTATCGGTTTTTTCCCCCGTTGCGTTCATACGATCAAGATTTTCAGCGCGACCAGAAAGGAGGGAGAGTCCGGGAATTCCAGAGAGCTGGGGTGCGCCGTGGCAGGAGTGACGGTTTCCGTCCTGAGTCCTAGTGAGCCAGACAGGTAA
- a CDS encoding sulfotransferase family 2 domain-containing protein → MELCMIRPFWQAGASPVSFHGFALSSSAMSGGEKIAGLLRSVGLSETAGNDSSGTDILRVLACRNPVSRIVSLYGALSSDSLKASLDEPLAAAAQAARSLPLEEFVACDDEWAENLIENVQWKNFSSRLGKTDVSTISDSSGVRDLLTDSCDIVSLYEFLPISLQLMAYLAGSSVPAGLVGSESFWRAPAASQNVVSVIEERNGLDSMLWEGARNAFMDALDKHQKAMIERSFLVRRENEILAGMPARKFSFPQYVRTLASPEGRSLNESEQRLTFYHIQKTAGSTFRNMLQANFAESEVCQSEIFWEIERENPEDLKKYRFFGGHFRMETFDRHLADTIKIVFLRNPINRFLSEFSMDSNPERRTDHWTARARELSKTDPSILEYLDGVIGMPLEKFLDWDNHRAKNKYRNHQTRRLARITETARAMPDWDEAILNEAKKNLREEFVFCGLMEYFDLSIKLFCLTFGELPYASTASYIQNVNPLKAFENKYSVSDAALERLMQHNQMDIKLWEYGKDLLLERIESFQDAAFRETYSETSDNHVSGDRFRLKLEAREMNNVRGLHFLEKDKLGRNFRWTGSQDEVQMVVTFPVPARAVRITVEALAAINSECAENVGFSMAGNVPEHIDRSRTLTGNLRWTGIVELPESEAGLHVHLLNVHAPQVSIEGDDRLLGIALKHVVLESV, encoded by the coding sequence ATGGAACTCTGCATGATTAGGCCTTTTTGGCAAGCCGGTGCATCTCCTGTATCCTTTCACGGTTTCGCGTTGAGCTCTTCCGCCATGTCGGGCGGAGAGAAAATTGCGGGATTGCTCCGCAGCGTCGGGTTGTCCGAAACAGCAGGGAACGATTCCTCTGGCACGGACATTCTGCGAGTGCTTGCATGCAGAAATCCGGTAAGTCGAATCGTGTCCTTGTATGGTGCCCTTTCTTCCGATTCCCTGAAAGCTTCTCTGGATGAACCATTGGCTGCGGCTGCTCAGGCCGCAAGGAGCCTCCCTCTGGAAGAGTTCGTGGCATGCGATGACGAGTGGGCTGAAAACCTGATCGAGAACGTGCAATGGAAAAATTTCAGTTCCCGTTTAGGTAAAACTGACGTTTCAACTATTTCCGATTCGTCCGGGGTTCGCGATCTGCTGACGGACTCGTGCGATATCGTTTCACTGTACGAATTCCTTCCGATTTCGCTTCAGTTGATGGCATATCTTGCCGGCAGTTCGGTTCCGGCCGGGCTTGTCGGCTCCGAATCCTTCTGGCGGGCACCAGCAGCCTCCCAGAATGTGGTTTCCGTCATTGAAGAGAGAAACGGGTTGGACTCCATGCTTTGGGAAGGGGCGCGAAACGCTTTCATGGATGCGTTGGACAAGCATCAGAAGGCGATGATTGAACGTTCGTTTCTCGTGCGTCGCGAAAACGAGATTCTGGCTGGAATGCCAGCCAGAAAATTCAGCTTTCCTCAATATGTAAGAACTCTTGCATCCCCGGAAGGCCGATCTTTAAACGAATCGGAACAACGGCTTACATTCTATCACATTCAGAAAACCGCCGGTTCCACGTTCAGGAACATGCTTCAGGCCAATTTTGCGGAATCGGAAGTTTGTCAATCCGAAATATTCTGGGAAATTGAACGGGAAAATCCGGAGGACCTGAAAAAGTACCGTTTCTTTGGTGGGCATTTCCGCATGGAAACGTTTGATCGCCATCTTGCGGACACGATAAAGATCGTGTTTCTGCGGAATCCGATCAATCGATTCCTTTCCGAATTCAGCATGGATTCGAATCCCGAGAGAAGAACGGATCACTGGACGGCCCGTGCTCGTGAATTGAGCAAAACCGATCCTTCCATTCTTGAGTATCTCGATGGAGTGATCGGCATGCCTCTGGAGAAGTTTCTGGACTGGGACAACCACAGGGCGAAAAACAAGTATCGGAATCATCAGACGCGCCGGCTTGCGCGGATCACGGAAACAGCGCGAGCCATGCCGGATTGGGATGAGGCCATTCTGAATGAAGCAAAGAAGAACCTTCGTGAGGAGTTCGTCTTCTGCGGCCTGATGGAATATTTCGATCTTTCAATCAAGTTGTTCTGCCTCACTTTCGGGGAACTTCCGTATGCCTCCACAGCCAGTTACATTCAGAACGTCAATCCCTTGAAAGCCTTTGAAAACAAGTACAGCGTCTCGGACGCGGCTCTTGAGAGACTGATGCAGCACAACCAGATGGACATCAAGCTCTGGGAGTATGGCAAGGACCTTCTGCTCGAACGGATTGAATCCTTTCAGGATGCGGCGTTTCGGGAAACCTATTCCGAAACATCGGACAACCATGTTTCCGGCGACCGGTTCAGGCTGAAGCTTGAAGCCAGGGAAATGAACAATGTGCGGGGGCTTCATTTCCTTGAAAAGGACAAGCTCGGAAGAAATTTCCGCTGGACCGGAAGTCAGGATGAGGTGCAGATGGTTGTCACCTTTCCGGTGCCGGCTCGGGCCGTCAGGATAACTGTCGAGGCATTGGCAGCCATCAATTCCGAGTGCGCCGAGAACGTCGGGTTCTCCATGGCCGGAAATGTGCCTGAACACATCGATCGCTCCAGAACGTTGACCGGAAACCTGCGCTGGACCGGAATTGTCGAGTTGCCGGAATCCGAAGCCGGGCTGCATGTGCATCTGCTGAACGTGCATGCTCCTCAGGTGTCCATAGAAGGTGATGATCGTCTGTTGGGGATCGCGTTGAAACACGTCGTGCTCGAATCCGTGTAA
- a CDS encoding glycosyltransferase: MGYLSDAELVGVYSGALALVFPSKYEGFGLPVAEAQACGCPVIATRCASLPEVGGDAALYQENPGEIEELASLLRRVAEDPGLRASMVEKGHARASLFSWEKTARLTLAAFVRTLGENSRENGFFSQSSSGDQ; the protein is encoded by the coding sequence TTGGGATACCTGTCGGATGCGGAGCTGGTCGGGGTGTATTCCGGGGCTCTGGCTCTGGTTTTTCCCAGCAAGTACGAAGGATTCGGCCTACCTGTGGCCGAAGCTCAGGCCTGTGGATGTCCCGTGATTGCAACCCGATGTGCCAGTCTGCCCGAAGTGGGTGGGGACGCAGCCCTGTATCAGGAGAATCCCGGAGAAATCGAAGAACTGGCCAGCCTGCTTCGGCGGGTGGCTGAAGACCCCGGCCTGCGGGCGAGCATGGTGGAAAAAGGGCATGCGCGTGCTTCGCTGTTCTCATGGGAAAAGACAGCACGCCTCACTTTGGCTGCATTCGTTCGGACCTTGGGGGAAAATTCCCGGGAAAACGGTTTTTTTTCGCAAAGTTCTTCAGGAGATCAGTGA
- a CDS encoding glycosyltransferase, translating into MIRLLVNAIPLTNVATGISRYLRCLYSVLEREHSCELDIWYFDGVGIRRDMPFGPENLARWAFMADVFWKLPPRVAYVVRLWVHRRRERLFQQVASGFDVYHEAGFFPFITPTGVKTVFTLHDMSISRFPEHHPRERVLFMSRFLRERTALADRILTVSEFSRNEIVSVLGASPERIDVTPLAPASVFRPVPEVEMSRLKSRLGLPERYFLFVGSGDPRKNADTIPRALEVAGLDIPLVSVGWSGWGGEC; encoded by the coding sequence GTGATTCGACTGCTGGTCAACGCAATCCCCCTGACCAACGTTGCTACCGGGATCAGCCGCTATTTGCGATGCCTGTATTCCGTGTTGGAGCGCGAACATTCCTGCGAGCTGGATATCTGGTACTTCGACGGTGTCGGCATACGCCGGGATATGCCCTTTGGACCGGAGAACCTTGCGCGGTGGGCCTTCATGGCGGACGTGTTCTGGAAGTTGCCGCCCCGGGTTGCCTATGTCGTGCGGCTTTGGGTGCATCGCAGACGGGAACGGCTTTTTCAACAAGTCGCGTCCGGTTTCGATGTGTACCACGAGGCCGGTTTCTTTCCGTTCATCACACCAACTGGCGTGAAAACCGTGTTTACCCTGCATGACATGTCCATATCTCGATTTCCCGAACATCATCCCCGGGAACGCGTTTTGTTCATGAGCCGTTTTCTCAGGGAACGCACGGCCCTCGCGGACCGTATTCTCACTGTTTCCGAGTTCTCCAGAAACGAGATCGTCAGCGTGCTGGGAGCGAGCCCGGAACGGATCGATGTGACTCCGCTTGCCCCGGCCTCCGTGTTCCGGCCCGTGCCCGAAGTCGAAATGTCGCGCCTTAAATCCAGGCTGGGGCTGCCGGAGCGCTATTTTCTGTTCGTGGGCAGTGGTGATCCTCGGAAGAATGCGGATACCATTCCTCGTGCATTGGAGGTCGCCGGACTGGACATTCCGCTTGTTTCTGTCGGGTGGAGCGGTTGGGGGGGGGAATGCTGA
- a CDS encoding glycosyltransferase: MRILQLAKYYPPVPGGIESVVRDLSLALQRAGHENLVLAHHADRARSEPSEMTGPEGRVVRVSSFGEIMYAPVSPGYPLHLRRLLWDFRPDAVLAHMPNVSAFWPLFVRLSCPLVAFWHADVLFPVDKPLHRLAYRVYAAFERALLARAASIVTTSEPYLDGSVPLHDFCAKCRIVPLGMDPGRIPDQTAAEVAEVRRRILGDADARYVYAAGRFSHYKGFDVLVRAAELARQQLPDLRFCIAGDGETRSEVVRLVREKGLEGMVALPGRVSDREFWALMRGCDCFCLPSTHRTEAFGVVLLEAMSMNRPCVATDIPGSGTAWVNRWNPQGQIVPPEDAQALADALCRVLKRGTGPAVRTELPEPFRMETAAARIADICAGGGA, encoded by the coding sequence ATGCGGATTCTCCAGCTCGCCAAATATTACCCTCCGGTACCGGGCGGCATTGAATCCGTGGTTCGCGATCTGTCCCTTGCCCTGCAACGGGCCGGGCATGAGAATCTGGTGCTGGCCCATCATGCGGACAGGGCCCGGAGCGAGCCTTCGGAAATGACCGGGCCGGAAGGCCGGGTGGTGCGCGTGTCGAGCTTCGGCGAAATCATGTACGCCCCGGTTTCGCCGGGGTATCCCCTGCATCTTCGTCGATTGCTCTGGGACTTTCGGCCGGATGCGGTGCTGGCGCACATGCCCAACGTGTCCGCGTTCTGGCCGCTGTTCGTGCGTCTGTCCTGTCCGCTTGTGGCATTCTGGCATGCGGACGTGCTTTTTCCGGTGGACAAGCCGCTGCACAGGTTGGCCTATCGTGTCTATGCCGCGTTCGAGCGTGCATTGCTGGCGCGGGCCGCGTCCATTGTGACCACATCGGAACCCTATCTGGATGGCAGCGTGCCACTTCACGATTTTTGTGCCAAGTGCCGGATCGTGCCGCTGGGCATGGACCCCGGACGGATCCCGGACCAGACTGCGGCCGAGGTGGCCGAGGTCCGGCGCAGGATTCTGGGTGATGCCGACGCCCGCTATGTCTACGCGGCAGGGCGATTCTCCCATTACAAGGGGTTCGATGTGCTGGTGCGGGCCGCGGAACTGGCCCGGCAGCAACTGCCTGACCTTCGTTTCTGCATTGCCGGGGACGGGGAAACAAGGTCCGAAGTGGTCCGACTTGTCCGGGAAAAGGGACTGGAAGGCATGGTCGCACTCCCGGGACGTGTTTCGGATCGGGAGTTCTGGGCCCTGATGCGCGGGTGCGACTGTTTCTGCCTGCCTTCCACGCATCGTACCGAGGCCTTTGGCGTGGTGCTGCTCGAAGCCATGAGCATGAACAGACCATGCGTGGCCACGGACATTCCCGGCTCGGGCACGGCATGGGTAAACCGCTGGAACCCGCAGGGGCAGATCGTTCCTCCGGAAGATGCGCAGGCTCTGGCCGATGCCCTGTGCCGCGTGCTCAAACGGGGAACAGGACCCGCCGTTCGCACGGAATTGCCCGAACCGTTTCGCATGGAAACCGCTGCCGCACGCATTGCGGACATCTGCGCCGGAGGTGGGGCGTGA
- a CDS encoding type II secretion system F family protein: protein MPVFRYRAADSRGRKKSGIVDAASRAQAVRNLREQGLFPVDVSRERSRREGGTANPVSRLRMLRRVPREALAATIRQLATLLNADLPLDKALDAVIVGGGKQSELQRIMTEVREAVREGGDLASAFARYPHVFTTTFVTMVRAGENSGTLDIVMERLADHINQQLALRRKVQATLAYPVLMLVVGVCVVIFLLSFVVPKVTEIFFDMERALPLPTRILITASDLVRKSWGILLLVTLSCGYGLFRFCKTERGRVAWHRFLLRVPVLGDIIRQLAVGRFARTLGMLLKNGVSLVSALDIVISVAGNEVVRDVIRVMHHDVQEGKPLTGPMAGSSIFDHATVQMIAAGEQSGRLAEMLLIVSEDCESRVETKLQVLTSLMEPIMILLLGGMVGFVVMAIMLPIFEMSNLVGG, encoded by the coding sequence ATGCCCGTGTTCAGGTACAGAGCCGCGGACAGCCGGGGCAGGAAGAAAAGCGGTATCGTGGATGCCGCGAGCCGGGCTCAGGCCGTGCGCAATCTTCGGGAACAGGGATTGTTTCCGGTGGACGTTTCCCGCGAACGTTCCCGCAGGGAAGGGGGGACGGCCAATCCGGTCTCCCGCCTCAGGATGCTGCGCCGCGTGCCCAGAGAGGCTCTGGCCGCCACCATTCGTCAGCTTGCCACCCTGCTCAATGCGGATTTGCCTCTGGACAAGGCCCTGGATGCCGTGATCGTCGGAGGAGGAAAGCAGTCCGAATTGCAGCGCATCATGACCGAGGTCCGGGAGGCCGTGCGCGAGGGGGGCGACCTTGCTTCGGCCTTTGCCCGCTATCCGCACGTGTTCACCACCACATTCGTGACCATGGTTCGGGCCGGGGAGAATTCCGGCACTCTGGACATCGTGATGGAACGGCTGGCGGATCACATCAACCAGCAGCTCGCCCTGCGGCGCAAGGTGCAGGCCACTCTGGCCTATCCCGTGCTCATGCTCGTGGTCGGGGTGTGCGTGGTGATCTTTCTCCTGTCGTTCGTGGTGCCCAAGGTCACGGAAATCTTTTTCGACATGGAGCGCGCGCTTCCGCTGCCCACGCGCATTCTCATCACGGCCAGCGATCTGGTGCGCAAAAGCTGGGGTATCCTTCTGCTGGTGACGCTTTCCTGCGGATACGGCCTGTTCCGTTTCTGCAAGACCGAGCGGGGCCGGGTGGCGTGGCACCGTTTTCTGCTCAGGGTGCCGGTACTGGGTGACATCATCCGCCAGCTTGCGGTGGGGAGGTTCGCCCGGACTCTGGGCATGCTGCTCAAGAACGGGGTTTCCCTTGTCAGCGCATTGGACATCGTGATCAGCGTGGCAGGCAACGAAGTGGTCAGGGACGTGATCCGGGTCATGCATCACGACGTGCAGGAGGGCAAACCCCTGACCGGACCCATGGCCGGTTCCTCCATTTTCGATCATGCCACGGTGCAGATGATCGCGGCGGGCGAACAGAGCGGCAGGCTGGCCGAAATGCTGCTCATCGTGTCCGAGGATTGCGAAAGCCGGGTCGAGACCAAGCTTCAGGTGCTCACGTCCCTGATGGAGCCGATCATGATTCTGCTGCTCGGCGGCATGGTCGGATTCGTGGTCATGGCCATCATGCTGCCCATTTTCGAGATGAGCAATCTGGTGGGAGGCTGA
- a CDS encoding DUF2304 domain-containing protein, giving the protein MIDYTITTAILGVSTVVVILFLIKKHAFYVRYTFWWFAVCAAILVFSLFPRLSDVLVGHLGISYPPALLFFGAILMLFIKTLFIDIDRSRQEVRIRRLIQRLAMLEAEMAGERKTTVREDR; this is encoded by the coding sequence ATGATAGATTATACCATTACCACCGCGATTCTGGGCGTTTCCACAGTGGTCGTCATCCTGTTTCTCATCAAGAAGCACGCATTCTACGTGCGATACACGTTCTGGTGGTTTGCCGTGTGCGCCGCCATCCTCGTGTTCAGCCTGTTTCCGCGTCTGTCCGATGTTCTCGTGGGCCATCTCGGGATCAGCTATCCTCCGGCACTGCTGTTTTTCGGCGCCATCCTCATGCTCTTCATCAAGACCCTGTTCATCGACATCGACCGCTCCCGGCAGGAAGTGCGCATCCGGAGGCTCATTCAGCGTCTGGCCATGCTCGAGGCGGAAATGGCCGGGGAGCGGAAAACCACGGTCCGGGAAGACCGGTAG
- a CDS encoding glycosyltransferase family 2 protein, with protein MANNADILVVIPAHNEEQMVGETVRDVMRVTGLPVLVIDDASTDATADRAREAGARVMPLAAQLGAWGATQAGMRYAKRHGFRRVVTFDADGQHDPQGIHLLVDCLDRNGTQVAVGACTGRGSRLRRVAWALFRLLSGLSVADLTSGFRGYEANAITVLAGRNATVLDYQDVGVLCLLRASGFRIAEVDVCMFPRTNGKSRIFNSWLSVFQYMLYSMVLSVCHFRPSGGK; from the coding sequence ATGGCGAACAACGCGGATATTCTGGTCGTGATCCCGGCCCACAATGAAGAGCAGATGGTGGGCGAGACCGTGCGGGACGTGATGCGCGTCACGGGGTTGCCCGTGCTCGTGATCGACGACGCCAGCACCGACGCCACTGCGGACAGGGCCAGAGAGGCCGGGGCGCGCGTCATGCCGCTGGCAGCGCAGCTCGGGGCATGGGGCGCGACGCAGGCCGGAATGCGTTACGCCAAGCGACACGGATTCCGCAGGGTCGTCACTTTCGATGCGGACGGCCAGCATGATCCGCAGGGCATTCACCTGCTTGTCGACTGTCTGGATCGAAACGGGACGCAGGTGGCTGTTGGGGCGTGCACCGGGCGCGGCTCCCGGCTGAGGCGGGTTGCCTGGGCCCTGTTTCGGCTGCTTTCCGGGCTTTCGGTTGCGGATCTGACTTCCGGATTTCGAGGGTATGAAGCCAACGCGATAACCGTGCTGGCCGGACGCAACGCCACGGTGCTCGACTATCAGGACGTGGGCGTGCTCTGCCTGCTGCGCGCTTCCGGCTTCCGCATCGCGGAAGTGGATGTGTGCATGTTTCCGAGAACGAACGGCAAATCCAGAATATTCAATTCGTGGCTCTCCGTGTTCCAGTACATGCTCTACAGCATGGTGCTCTCGGTCTGCCACTTCAGACCTTCGGGCGGAAAATGA